The Streptomyces sp. NBC_00670 genome window below encodes:
- a CDS encoding Bax inhibitor-1/YccA family protein, with the protein MRSSNPVFSRRGFSRDNGYAGFNTAPQAGGPAVGTQANPYAQGNPYAPQGGNPYAQNPYAQQYGQGAPPQAPAAPGRMTMDDVVSRSALTLGTVAVGAALAWALLPVSTTSYGLAIGSALIAFVLAMVQSFKRKASPALILGYAAFEGVFLGVFSEMFNSRWSGAPFQAVLGTMAVSGATLLVYKAGWIRVTARYARIGMAIAVAFIAVLAVNLLLVAFGVAEDGGLRSFGPLGAIVGIIAILLGAFFLTLDFKQIEDGIAYGAPREESWLAAFGLTMTLVWIYIEMLRLVAIFSSSD; encoded by the coding sequence ATGAGGAGCAGCAACCCGGTCTTCTCGCGACGGGGGTTCAGCCGCGACAACGGCTACGCCGGCTTCAACACCGCGCCGCAGGCCGGGGGCCCCGCTGTCGGCACGCAGGCCAACCCCTACGCGCAGGGCAACCCGTACGCCCCGCAGGGCGGCAACCCGTACGCCCAGAACCCCTACGCCCAGCAGTACGGCCAGGGCGCCCCGCCGCAGGCCCCGGCCGCCCCCGGCCGGATGACGATGGACGACGTCGTCTCGCGCTCCGCCCTGACGCTCGGCACGGTCGCCGTCGGCGCCGCGCTCGCCTGGGCCCTGCTGCCGGTCTCCACCACCAGCTACGGCCTGGCGATCGGCTCCGCGCTCATCGCCTTCGTCCTGGCGATGGTGCAGTCCTTCAAGCGCAAGGCCTCGCCCGCGCTGATCCTCGGGTACGCCGCCTTCGAGGGCGTCTTCCTCGGGGTGTTCAGCGAGATGTTCAACTCGCGCTGGAGCGGCGCCCCGTTCCAGGCGGTGCTCGGCACCATGGCGGTCTCCGGCGCCACGCTGCTCGTCTACAAGGCGGGCTGGATCCGGGTCACCGCGCGGTACGCCCGGATCGGCATGGCCATCGCCGTCGCCTTCATCGCGGTGTTGGCGGTCAACCTGCTGCTGGTCGCCTTCGGCGTCGCCGAGGACGGCGGGCTGCGCAGCTTCGGTCCGCTCGGCGCGATCGTCGGCATCATCGCGATCCTGCTCGGCGCGTTCTTCCTGACGCTCGACTTCAAGCAGATCGAGGACGGCATCGCCTACGGCGCCCCGCGCGAGGAGTCCTGGCTGGCCGCGTTCGGCCTGACCATGACCCTGGTGTGGATCTACATCGAGATGCTGCGGCTGGTGGCGATCTTCAGCAGCAGCGACTGA
- a CDS encoding 4-hydroxybenzoate 3-monooxygenase: MRTTVGIIGAGPAGLLLARLLHNAGIASVVLESRDRAYVEQRQRAGILEQGTVDVLRAAGAGARMDREGLRHDGIELRFDRRRHRVDFPGLTGGRAVMVYAQTEVCKDLIALQLAEGGPLLFEAEALAVEGADTDAPLVRFRHEGREDVLECDYVVGCDGFWGVARKAIPEELTRVFERTYPFGWLGILADVAPSHDELVYARHDRGFALLSMRSPSVSRLYLQVPADTDAATWTDEAIWDELERRFETADDWRLERGPVTQKSVTPMRSFVHEPMRHGRLFLAGDAAHIVPPTGAKGLNLAVGDVVTFARALVHQRDTGSSERLDAYSETCLRRVWQAERFSYDMTTLLHPAPGATPFENRLQVARLDRIAGSRAAETDLAEAYTGFPFD; this comes from the coding sequence ATGCGCACCACCGTCGGCATCATCGGAGCCGGCCCCGCCGGTCTCCTCCTCGCCCGTCTGCTCCACAACGCCGGCATCGCCTCGGTCGTCCTCGAAAGCCGCGACCGCGCCTACGTCGAGCAGCGCCAGCGCGCCGGCATCCTCGAACAGGGCACCGTCGACGTGCTGCGCGCCGCCGGGGCCGGGGCGCGGATGGACCGCGAGGGGCTGCGCCACGACGGCATCGAACTCCGCTTCGACCGCCGCCGTCACCGCGTGGACTTCCCCGGTCTCACCGGCGGCCGCGCGGTGATGGTCTACGCGCAGACCGAGGTCTGCAAGGACCTCATCGCACTCCAGCTCGCCGAGGGCGGCCCGCTGCTGTTCGAGGCGGAGGCGCTCGCCGTGGAGGGCGCCGACACCGACGCGCCCCTCGTGCGGTTCCGGCACGAGGGGCGCGAGGACGTCCTGGAGTGCGACTACGTCGTCGGCTGCGACGGCTTCTGGGGCGTCGCCCGCAAGGCGATCCCCGAAGAGCTGACCCGGGTGTTCGAACGGACGTACCCCTTCGGCTGGCTCGGCATCCTCGCCGACGTCGCCCCCTCCCACGACGAGCTGGTCTACGCCCGCCACGACCGCGGCTTCGCCCTGCTGAGCATGCGCTCCCCCTCGGTCTCCCGGCTCTACCTCCAGGTCCCCGCGGACACCGACGCCGCCACCTGGACCGACGAGGCGATCTGGGACGAGCTGGAGCGCCGCTTCGAGACCGCCGACGACTGGCGGCTGGAGCGCGGGCCGGTCACCCAGAAGTCCGTCACCCCGATGCGCAGTTTCGTCCACGAGCCCATGCGCCACGGCCGCCTCTTCCTCGCGGGCGACGCCGCCCACATCGTGCCGCCGACCGGCGCCAAGGGGCTCAACCTCGCCGTCGGCGACGTCGTCACCTTCGCCCGCGCCCTCGTCCACCAGCGGGACACCGGTTCGAGCGAACGGCTCGACGCCTACTCCGAGACCTGTCTGCGCCGGGTCTGGCAGGCCGAGCGGTTCAGCTACGACATGACGACGCTGCTGCACCCGGCCCCCGGCGCCACCCCCTTCGAGAACCGCCTCCAGGTGGCCCGCCTCGACCGGATCGCCGGCTCCCGCGCCGCCGAGACCGATCTGGCGGAGGCCTACACGGGCTTCCCGTTCGACTGA
- a CDS encoding SGNH/GDSL hydrolase family protein — MTSMSRARVARRIAAGAAYGGGGVGLVGAAAVGLVLAEMQLAKRHVGNGQSAPPPSADGLYGRAFTVPGEPPLRLTMLGDSTAAGQGVHRARQTPGSLLAAGLAAVAERPVELRNVAVTGARSDDLERQVGRALDDPARVPDVCVIMIGANDVTHRVPPTRSVRCLAAAVRRLRTAGAEVVVGTCPDLGTIEPVQQPLRWLARRTSRQLAAAQTIGTVEQGGRTVSLGDLLGPEFEANPRELFGPDNYHPSVEGYATAAMAVLPTVCAALGLWPEEERPDASRREGFLPVARAAAEAASEAGTEVAAAMPVGPRGPWALLKRRRRRRVPAPDPTPAEAPH, encoded by the coding sequence ATGACGAGCATGTCGAGGGCGCGGGTGGCCCGGCGGATCGCGGCCGGCGCGGCGTACGGCGGTGGCGGCGTCGGGCTGGTCGGCGCGGCCGCGGTGGGCCTGGTGCTGGCGGAGATGCAGCTCGCCAAGCGCCATGTGGGCAACGGGCAGAGCGCGCCTCCGCCGAGCGCGGACGGGCTCTACGGGCGGGCGTTCACCGTGCCCGGTGAGCCCCCGCTGCGGCTGACCATGCTCGGCGACTCCACGGCGGCGGGGCAGGGCGTGCACCGGGCGCGGCAGACGCCGGGCTCGCTGCTCGCGGCCGGGCTCGCGGCGGTGGCGGAGCGGCCGGTGGAGCTGCGCAACGTGGCGGTGACGGGGGCGCGGTCGGACGACCTCGAACGGCAGGTCGGGCGGGCGCTGGACGACCCGGCGCGGGTGCCCGACGTGTGCGTGATCATGATCGGCGCGAACGACGTCACCCACCGGGTGCCGCCGACCCGCTCGGTGCGGTGCCTGGCGGCGGCGGTGCGGCGGCTGCGGACGGCGGGGGCGGAGGTCGTCGTCGGCACGTGTCCCGACCTCGGGACCATCGAGCCGGTGCAGCAGCCGCTGCGGTGGCTGGCCCGGCGGACCTCGCGGCAGCTGGCCGCGGCGCAGACGATCGGGACGGTGGAGCAGGGCGGCCGCACGGTGTCGCTGGGCGATCTGCTGGGCCCCGAGTTCGAGGCGAACCCGCGGGAGCTGTTCGGCCCCGACAACTACCACCCCTCGGTGGAGGGGTACGCGACGGCGGCGATGGCGGTACTGCCGACGGTGTGCGCGGCGCTGGGGCTGTGGCCGGAGGAGGAGCGGCCGGACGCGAGCCGGCGCGAGGGGTTCCTGCCGGTCGCCCGTGCGGCGGCGGAGGCGGCGTCGGAGGCGGGCACGGAGGTCGCGGCGGCGATGCCGGTCGGCCCACGGGGGCCGTGGGCCCTCCTCAAGCGCCGCCGCCGGCGCCGGGTGCCCGCCCCGGACCCCACCCCGGCCGAGGCCCCCCACTAG
- a CDS encoding SDR family oxidoreductase, with protein sequence MSSRTVLITGATSGIGAHTARLLLDRGHRVAVTGRDESKLKTFLDETGHADRLLGLVADAADWAATESAVARTVERFGALDAAVANAGFMTGDSIGAGDPTSWAPMVLTNVLGPALLAHAALPHLEAAGGRLVLIGSVAGLKNSPANLYSATKWATTGLAENLRLHATGRGVGVTLVNPGMIDTPFWRGAGVPPFALSPQPVAEAVGFALDQPAGVDLNTLTVRPLGQPA encoded by the coding sequence ATGTCCAGCAGGACCGTACTGATCACCGGCGCGACCAGCGGCATCGGCGCCCACACCGCGCGGTTGCTCCTCGACCGCGGCCACCGGGTGGCGGTCACCGGCCGCGACGAGAGCAAACTGAAGACCTTCCTGGACGAGACCGGTCACGCCGACCGGCTGCTCGGTCTGGTCGCGGACGCGGCCGACTGGGCGGCCACCGAGTCGGCCGTGGCCCGGACGGTGGAGCGTTTCGGCGCCCTCGACGCGGCGGTGGCCAACGCCGGGTTCATGACCGGTGACTCCATCGGGGCCGGCGACCCGACGTCGTGGGCGCCGATGGTCCTCACCAACGTCCTCGGCCCCGCCCTGCTCGCCCACGCCGCCCTGCCCCACCTCGAGGCGGCCGGCGGCCGGCTGGTGCTCATCGGCAGCGTCGCCGGGCTGAAGAACTCTCCCGCCAACCTCTACTCGGCCACCAAGTGGGCCACCACCGGGCTCGCCGAGAACCTGCGCCTGCACGCCACGGGTCGCGGCGTCGGCGTCACCCTCGTCAACCCCGGCATGATCGACACACCCTTCTGGCGGGGCGCCGGCGTTCCCCCCTTCGCCCTGTCCCCCCAGCCCGTCGCCGAGGCCGTCGGCTTCGCCCTCGACCAGCCGGCGGGCGTCGACCTCAACACCCTGACCGTCCGGCCCCTGGGCCAGCCCGCCTGA
- a CDS encoding class I SAM-dependent methyltransferase, translating into MADAASRLKGLIEQLLATPLPIRIRAWDGSEAGPPDAPALVVRNRRALRRLLWKPGELGLARAWVSGDLGVDGDLYTALGLLSGLLWERGEDARTLAQALRDPEFRSAARGLFALAGPLPPPAPPREEVRRVRGHLHTKRSDRQAISHHYDVGNDFYELVLGPSMVYSCAYWESPDSTLELAQRDKLELVSRKLALKPGQRLLDVGCGWGSMAVHAAREHGVHVVGVTLSQEQAAHARKRVADEGLTDRVEIRVQDYRDVKDGPYDAISSIGMAEHVGAKRYLEYAQDLYALLAPGGRLLNHQIARRPLRDESAYDVDEFIDAYVFPDGELAPIGTTVTQLERAGFEVRDVESLRAHYALTLRRWVANLEAQWVRAKELTSPGRARVWRLYMAASALAFERNRIGVNQVLAVRTPDSGDSGMPLRARTWN; encoded by the coding sequence ATGGCAGACGCCGCGTCGCGGCTGAAGGGCCTCATCGAACAACTGCTTGCCACCCCGCTCCCCATCCGTATCCGTGCCTGGGACGGCTCGGAGGCCGGCCCGCCCGACGCCCCCGCCCTCGTCGTCCGCAACCGCCGCGCCCTGCGCCGTCTGCTGTGGAAACCCGGTGAGCTGGGCCTCGCCCGCGCCTGGGTCTCCGGCGACCTCGGCGTCGACGGCGACCTCTACACCGCGCTCGGCCTGCTCTCCGGCCTCCTCTGGGAGCGCGGCGAGGACGCCCGTACGCTCGCCCAGGCGCTGCGCGACCCCGAGTTCCGGTCCGCCGCCCGCGGGCTGTTCGCGCTCGCCGGGCCGCTGCCGCCGCCCGCCCCGCCCCGCGAGGAGGTCCGCCGGGTCCGCGGCCATCTGCACACCAAGCGCAGCGACCGCCAGGCGATCAGCCACCACTACGACGTCGGGAACGACTTCTACGAACTCGTCCTCGGCCCCTCCATGGTCTACTCCTGCGCCTACTGGGAGTCCCCCGACTCCACCCTGGAGCTGGCCCAGCGCGACAAGCTCGAACTCGTCAGCCGCAAGCTCGCCCTGAAGCCCGGTCAGCGGCTGCTGGACGTCGGCTGCGGCTGGGGCTCGATGGCGGTGCACGCCGCCCGCGAGCACGGCGTGCACGTCGTCGGCGTCACCCTCTCCCAGGAGCAGGCCGCCCACGCCCGCAAGCGCGTCGCCGACGAGGGCCTCACCGACCGCGTGGAGATCCGCGTCCAGGACTACCGGGACGTCAAGGACGGCCCGTACGACGCCATCTCCTCCATCGGTATGGCCGAACACGTGGGCGCCAAGCGGTATCTGGAGTACGCGCAGGACCTGTACGCGCTCCTCGCGCCCGGCGGGCGGCTGCTGAACCACCAGATCGCCCGGCGCCCGCTGCGCGACGAGTCGGCGTACGACGTCGACGAGTTCATCGACGCCTACGTCTTCCCCGACGGCGAACTCGCCCCGATCGGCACCACGGTGACGCAGTTGGAGCGGGCCGGCTTCGAGGTCCGCGACGTGGAGTCGCTGCGCGCGCACTACGCCCTCACGCTGCGCCGCTGGGTGGCCAACCTGGAGGCCCAGTGGGTGCGGGCCAAGGAGCTCACCAGCCCCGGCCGGGCCCGCGTCTGGCGGCTGTACATGGCCGCCTCCGCGCTGGCGTTCGAACGCAACCGCATCGGGGTCAACCAGGTCCTCGCCGTGCGCACCCCCGACTCCGGCGACTCGGGGATGCCGCTGCGGGCCCGCACCTGGAACTGA
- a CDS encoding cystathionine beta-synthase, translating to MRYHDSMISLVGNTPLVRLNSVTVGIEATVLAKVEYFNPGGSVKDRIALRMIEAAEQSGELKPGGTIVEPTSGNTGVGLAIVAQQKGYKCVFVCPDKVSTDKINVLRAYGAEVVVCPTAVDPEHPDSYYNVSDRLVRETPGAWKPDQYSNPHNPLSHYHSTGPELWEQTEGRITHFVAGVGTGGTISGTGRYLKEASEGRVTVVGADPEGSVYSGGSGRPYLVEGVGEDFWPEAYDRGVADEIVAVSDKDSFQMTRRLAKEEGLLVGGSCGMAVVAALKVAERLGPDDVVVVLLPDSGRGYLSKIFNDEWMADYGFLDDSGPSARVGDVLNHKEHGHIPSLVHMHPDETVGQAIDVLREYGVSQMPIVKPGAGHPDVMAAEVVGSVVERELLDALFAKRASLEDPLEKHMSAPLPQVGSGEPVADLMTVLGAADAAIVLVEGKPTGVVSRQDLLAFLATSGKQ from the coding sequence GTGCGATACCACGACTCGATGATCAGCCTCGTCGGCAACACCCCCCTGGTGCGGCTCAACAGCGTCACCGTCGGCATCGAGGCGACCGTCCTCGCCAAGGTGGAGTACTTCAACCCGGGCGGCTCGGTGAAGGACCGCATCGCGCTGCGCATGATCGAGGCGGCCGAGCAGAGCGGCGAGCTGAAGCCGGGTGGCACGATCGTCGAGCCGACCAGCGGCAACACCGGCGTCGGGCTCGCGATCGTGGCGCAGCAGAAGGGGTACAAGTGCGTCTTCGTGTGCCCCGACAAGGTGAGCACCGACAAGATCAACGTGCTGCGCGCGTACGGCGCCGAGGTCGTCGTCTGCCCGACCGCCGTCGACCCCGAGCACCCGGACTCGTACTACAACGTCTCCGACCGCCTGGTGCGCGAGACCCCGGGCGCCTGGAAGCCGGACCAGTACTCCAACCCGCACAACCCGCTCTCGCACTATCACTCGACCGGCCCCGAGCTGTGGGAGCAGACGGAGGGCCGGATCACCCACTTCGTGGCCGGCGTCGGCACCGGCGGCACCATCTCCGGCACCGGCCGCTACCTCAAGGAGGCGAGCGAGGGCCGGGTGACGGTGGTCGGCGCCGACCCCGAGGGCTCGGTCTACTCCGGCGGCTCCGGGCGTCCGTACCTCGTCGAGGGCGTCGGTGAGGACTTCTGGCCCGAGGCGTACGACCGCGGTGTCGCCGACGAGATCGTCGCCGTCTCCGACAAGGACTCCTTCCAGATGACCCGCCGGCTCGCCAAGGAGGAGGGGCTGCTGGTCGGCGGCTCCTGCGGCATGGCGGTCGTGGCGGCCCTGAAGGTCGCCGAGCGGCTCGGCCCGGACGACGTGGTCGTCGTCCTCCTCCCGGACAGCGGCCGCGGCTACCTCAGCAAGATCTTCAACGACGAGTGGATGGCGGACTACGGCTTCCTGGACGACTCCGGCCCCAGCGCCCGCGTCGGCGACGTGCTGAACCACAAGGAGCACGGCCACATCCCGTCCCTCGTCCACATGCACCCGGACGAGACGGTCGGCCAGGCCATCGACGTGCTGCGCGAGTACGGCGTCTCGCAGATGCCGATCGTGAAGCCGGGCGCGGGCCATCCGGACGTCATGGCCGCCGAGGTCGTCGGCTCGGTGGTCGAGCGGGAGCTGCTCGACGCGCTGTTCGCGAAGCGGGCCTCCCTGGAGGACCCGCTGGAGAAGCACATGTCCGCCCCACTGCCGCAGGTCGGCTCGGGTGAGCCGGTGGCCGACCTGATGACCGTGCTCGGCGCGGCGGACGCGGCGATCGTGCTGGTGGAGGGCAAGCCCACCGGAGTCGTCAGCCGGCAGGACCTGCTGGCCTTCCTGGCCACGTCGGGCAAGCAGTAG
- a CDS encoding DUF4287 domain-containing protein: protein MSQVFSAETHRNLLARIPHCTGREVADWLRTVEEGPALVRFEEKVSWLRSEHNLAYGHAKALVHEYDLRRAARRLL, encoded by the coding sequence ATGTCCCAAGTCTTCTCCGCAGAGACCCATCGCAATCTGCTCGCCCGTATCCCCCACTGCACCGGTCGTGAGGTCGCCGACTGGCTGCGCACCGTCGAAGAAGGCCCCGCCCTCGTCCGTTTCGAGGAGAAGGTCAGCTGGCTCCGCAGTGAGCACAACCTCGCCTACGGCCACGCCAAGGCGCTCGTCCACGAGTACGACCTGCGCCGGGCCGCGCGCAGACTGCTCTGA
- a CDS encoding helix-turn-helix transcriptional regulator, producing MAAPSEDRTGDPAAGNRAEIRDFLVSRRAKLLPERLGLPTGRRRRVPGLRREEVAALAGVSTEWYTRLEKGHIGGVSEEVLEAVARALLLDEDERTYLRELARAARPARRAPRHRADVTLPPSVQWMLDSMTMAPAFVRSGRLDIVASNALCRAVYAPMFDSGTTGERGRANFPRYFFLDPGSADFFVDWEEGARATVAVLRAEAGRNPHDRALRELVGELSTLSPDFRTMWASHDVRIRHEGVKRLNHPRAGRLELTFRDLHLPLPQRAVYDLIIYAAEPGTPSEERLGLLAGVNHGRYTYFAET from the coding sequence ATGGCCGCCCCCTCCGAAGACCGCACCGGTGATCCCGCCGCCGGCAACCGCGCGGAGATCCGCGACTTCCTCGTCAGCCGACGCGCCAAGCTCCTGCCCGAGCGGCTCGGACTGCCCACCGGCCGGCGCCGAAGGGTCCCCGGACTGCGGCGCGAGGAGGTCGCGGCCCTGGCCGGCGTGAGCACCGAGTGGTACACCCGGCTGGAGAAGGGCCACATCGGCGGCGTCTCCGAGGAGGTGCTGGAAGCGGTCGCGCGGGCGCTGCTCCTCGACGAGGACGAGCGCACCTACCTGCGCGAACTGGCCAGGGCGGCCCGCCCCGCCCGCCGCGCGCCGCGACACCGCGCGGACGTCACGCTCCCGCCCTCCGTCCAGTGGATGCTGGACTCCATGACCATGGCCCCCGCCTTCGTGCGCAGCGGCCGGCTGGACATCGTCGCGAGCAACGCCCTGTGCAGGGCCGTCTACGCGCCGATGTTCGACAGCGGCACCACCGGGGAGCGGGGCCGCGCCAACTTCCCCCGCTACTTCTTCCTCGACCCCGGCTCCGCCGACTTCTTCGTCGACTGGGAGGAGGGCGCGCGGGCCACGGTCGCCGTGCTCCGCGCCGAGGCCGGGCGGAACCCCCACGACCGGGCCCTGCGCGAGCTCGTCGGCGAACTGTCCACGCTCAGCCCGGACTTCCGCACCATGTGGGCCAGTCACGACGTCCGGATCCGTCACGAGGGCGTCAAGCGGCTGAACCATCCCCGGGCCGGCCGGCTGGAGCTGACCTTCCGCGATCTGCACCTGCCCCTGCCCCAGCGGGCGGTGTACGACCTGATCATCTACGCCGCCGAGCCCGGAACCCCCTCGGAGGAACGCCTCGGACTCCTCGCCGGCGTGAATCATGGCCGGTACACGTATTTTGCCGAGACATAA
- a CDS encoding acetyl-CoA C-acetyltransferase — protein MPEAVIVSTARSPIGRAFKGSLKDLRPDDLTATVIQAALAKVPGLDPKDIDDLMLGCGLPGGEQGNNLGRIVAVQMGMDHLPGCTVTRYCSSSLQTSRMALHAIKAGEGDVFISAGVEMVSRYTKGNSDSLPDTHNPLFAEAEARTAATAEQEGATWHDPREDGLVPDPYIAMGQTAENLARLKGITREEMDEFGVRSQNLAEQALANGFWEREITPVTLPDGTVVSKDDGPRPGVTMEGVAGLKPVFRPDGLVTAGNCCPLNDGAAAVVIMSDTKARELGLTPLARIVSTGVSGLSPEIMGYGPVEASNQALKRAGLGIDDIDLVEINEAFAAQVIPSYRDLGIDLDKLNVNGGAIAVGHPFGMTGARITGTLINSLQFHDKQFGLETMCVGGGQGMAMVIERLS, from the coding sequence ATGCCCGAAGCCGTCATCGTCTCGACCGCCCGCTCCCCCATCGGCCGCGCCTTCAAGGGCTCCCTCAAGGACCTCCGCCCCGACGACCTCACCGCCACCGTCATCCAGGCCGCCCTCGCCAAGGTCCCGGGTCTCGACCCGAAGGACATCGACGACCTGATGCTCGGCTGCGGCCTCCCCGGCGGCGAACAGGGCAACAACCTCGGCCGCATCGTCGCCGTACAGATGGGCATGGACCACCTGCCCGGCTGCACCGTCACCCGCTACTGCTCCTCCTCGCTCCAGACCTCCCGCATGGCCCTGCACGCCATCAAGGCCGGCGAGGGCGACGTCTTCATCTCGGCCGGCGTCGAGATGGTCTCCCGCTACACCAAGGGCAACTCCGACAGCCTCCCGGACACGCACAACCCGCTGTTCGCCGAGGCCGAGGCCCGCACCGCCGCCACCGCCGAGCAGGAGGGCGCGACCTGGCACGACCCCCGCGAGGACGGCCTGGTCCCCGACCCGTACATCGCGATGGGCCAGACCGCCGAGAACCTGGCCCGCCTCAAGGGCATCACCCGCGAGGAGATGGACGAGTTCGGCGTCCGCTCGCAGAACCTCGCCGAGCAGGCCCTCGCCAACGGCTTCTGGGAGCGGGAGATCACCCCCGTGACGCTCCCGGACGGCACGGTCGTCAGCAAGGACGACGGCCCCCGCCCCGGCGTCACCATGGAGGGCGTCGCCGGCCTGAAGCCGGTCTTCCGCCCCGACGGCCTGGTCACCGCCGGCAACTGCTGCCCGCTCAACGACGGCGCCGCCGCGGTCGTCATCATGAGCGACACCAAGGCCCGCGAGCTGGGCCTGACCCCGCTGGCCCGGATCGTGTCCACCGGCGTCTCCGGTCTCTCCCCCGAGATCATGGGCTACGGCCCGGTCGAGGCCAGCAACCAGGCGCTCAAGCGCGCGGGTCTCGGCATCGACGACATCGACCTCGTCGAGATCAACGAGGCCTTCGCCGCCCAGGTGATCCCCTCCTACCGCGACCTGGGCATCGACCTGGACAAGCTGAACGTCAACGGCGGCGCCATCGCCGTCGGCCACCCGTTCGGCATGACGGGTGCCCGCATCACCGGCACGCTGATCAACTCGCTCCAGTTCCACGACAAGCAGTTCGGCCTGGAGACGATGTGCGTCGGCGGCGGCCAGGGCATGGCCATGGTGATCGAGCGCCTCAGCTGA